A single genomic interval of Gossypium raimondii isolate GPD5lz chromosome 11, ASM2569854v1, whole genome shotgun sequence harbors:
- the LOC105803286 gene encoding uncharacterized protein LOC105803286 isoform X1 encodes MNLSSWFRRSVSRNSKNNKNPPDQPQPHHQEQEELLGITQQLIDHVKSFTLETFKNFPIQDDGDIEAQTSYNVRKDLSDWQERHAVLVLSKVKELSQLRFKLCPRHLKEEKFWRIYFMLVNSYVAEYELHAIQRAKLQSIAMKDEKTPDTCAYEVEMAERNQADSVAPSTP; translated from the exons ATGAATCTGTCGTCGTGGTTTCGCCGCAGTGTTTCAAGGAACagtaaaaacaacaaaaacccACCAGATCAACCTCAACCCCACCACCAAGAACAAGAAGAATTACTTGGAATTACCCAACAATTAATCGATCATGTCAAGTCTTTTACTTTAGAAACCTTCAAGAATTTCCCTATCCAAG ATGATGGTGACATTGAAGCCCAAACTTCTTATAATGTGCGTAAAGATCTTTCTGATTGGCAAGAGCGTCATGCTGTCTTAGTGCTTTCTAAAGTGAAg GAACTTTCACAGCTTAGATTCAAGTTATGCCCCCGCCATTTGAAGGAGGAAAAATTTTGGAGGATATATTTCATGCTTGTCAATAGTTACGTGGCTGA ATACGAGCTGCATGCTATACAACGCGCTAAACTGCAAAGCATTGCTATGAAGGATGAGAAAACACCAGATACCTGTGCGTATGAAGTTGAAATGGCCGAAAGAAATCAAGCAGATAGTGTTGCACCATCAACTCCATGA
- the LOC105803286 gene encoding uncharacterized protein LOC105803286 isoform X2 — protein sequence MNLSSWFRRSVSRNSKNNKNPPDQPQPHHQEQEELLGITQQLIDHVKSFTLETFKNFPIQDDGDIEAQTSYNVRKDLSDWQERHAVLVLSKVKELSQLRFKLCPRHLKEEKFWRIYFMLVNNTSCMLYNALNCKALL from the exons ATGAATCTGTCGTCGTGGTTTCGCCGCAGTGTTTCAAGGAACagtaaaaacaacaaaaacccACCAGATCAACCTCAACCCCACCACCAAGAACAAGAAGAATTACTTGGAATTACCCAACAATTAATCGATCATGTCAAGTCTTTTACTTTAGAAACCTTCAAGAATTTCCCTATCCAAG ATGATGGTGACATTGAAGCCCAAACTTCTTATAATGTGCGTAAAGATCTTTCTGATTGGCAAGAGCGTCATGCTGTCTTAGTGCTTTCTAAAGTGAAg GAACTTTCACAGCTTAGATTCAAGTTATGCCCCCGCCATTTGAAGGAGGAAAAATTTTGGAGGATATATTTCATGCTTGTCAATA ATACGAGCTGCATGCTATACAACGCGCTAAACTGCAAAGCATTGCTATGA
- the LOC105803285 gene encoding E3 ubiquitin-protein ligase PRT1: protein MDSFQASPMEHHQSPDAEQVSDDFVCCVCLDLLYKPIVLHCGHISCFWCVHRSMSSRYESHCPVCRNPYSHFPSICEMLHFLLLKLYPITYKKREVQVLDEEKKLDYFSPEFNRHACESEADGEINHLRSSLQSSALSDYSSAGKEKHSVLIGQKQSCVSREENDQVSVADLLCTACKQLLFCPIVLNCGHVYCQTCIAIPPDEMLRCQVCQCLHPKGSLKVCLTLDQFLAANFPKEYALRKDAVQLKQVSSKHEKPTTCSTEAGKQDSSPVQLPSGGEPHPHTHIGVGCDACGMSPIIGDRYQCKDCTEKIGFDLCGDCFKTRPKLPGRFNQRHTPEHKLELIKPADIVRRYGRLNRGSSSFFAFDEASENLENGLVPYALSSAFQEYIRNNNLAASLLEIDSMEDEDEESDEDLGAVSVE, encoded by the exons ATGGATTCCTTCCAAGCTTCTCCCATGGAACATCATCAATCTCCTGACGCTGAACAAGTTTCTGACGATTTTGTTTGTTGCGTTTGTTT GGATCTTCTCTACAAACCCATCGTTCTGC ATTGTGGTCATATATCGTGTTTCTGGTGTGTTCATAGATCAATGAGTTCTCGGTACGAGTCTCATTGTCCAGTTTGTAGAAATCCATATTCTCACTTTCCAAGCATCTGCGAAATGCTTCACTTCTTGCTGTTAAAATTATATCCCATTACATATAAGAAAAGAGAAGTGCAGGTTCTCG ATGAGGAAAAGAAACTGGACTACTTCTCACCGGAATTCAATCGTCATGCTTGTGAATCAGAGGCTGATGGAGAAATTAATCACCTCAGAAGCTCGTTGCAGTCTTCCGCACTTTCAGACTATTCTTCTGCCGGCAAAGAGAAACATAGTGTACTGATTGGACAAAAGCAGTCTTGTGTTTCCAGGGAGGAAAATGATCAGGTTTCAGTTGCAGATCTGCTTTGTACTGCTTGCAAGCAATTGCTTTTTTGTCCTATTGTTCTTAACTGTGGCCATG TTTATTGTCAAACTTGCATAGCCATCCCTCCTGATGAGATGCTTAGGTGTCAAGTTTGTCAATGTTTGCATCCAAAGGGATCTTTAAAAGTCTGCTTGACACTTGATCAGTTTTTGGCGGCTAATTTTCCCAAAGAATATGCACTGAGAAAAGACGCTGTTCAGCTCAAACAAGTTTCTTCCAAGCATGAGAAACCAACTACTT gttCGACGGAAGCTGGTAAACAAGATTCCTCACCTGTCCAGTTGCCCTCCGGAGGGGAGCCTCACCCCCATACACATATAGGAGTTGGTTGTGATGCTTGTGGG ATGTCTCCAATAATCGGGGATAGATACCAATGCAAGGATTGCACAGAGAAAATAGGATTTGACCTTTGTGGAGATTGCTTTAAAACTCGACCGAAGCTTCCAGGCAGGTTCAACCAGAGACACACCCCAGAGCATAAGCTTGAGCTTATAAAGCCTGCTGACATTGTCCGAAGGTATGGGCGGCTGAATCGtggttcttcttctttttttgcctTTGACGAAGCTTCGGAAAATCTGGAAAATGGACTGGTACCTTATGCTTTATCGAGTGCTTTTCAAGAGTACATTCGCAATAATAATCTAGCTGCATCGCTTTTAGAGATTGATAGCATGGAGGATGAAGATGAGGAGTCGGATGAAGATCTTGGTGCTGTATCCGTCGAATGA